Sequence from the Bacillus thuringiensis genome:
CAGAAGAAGTATATCTTCCTTGTGTACGCTATACTATTCCACGCATTTGTAGACTTCTTCGCGGCACTTTATCAAACGAAAACAATTAACATTTTTGTTGCAGAAGGAATTACCCTTCTCTTCACAATTGGTGCTATCATTCTTATTCGTAAAATGAAAGCAAAATTAATGAGTGTGCCAGAGTAAAAAATAACCCACCAAAATTGGTGGGTTATTTTTTATATAAATTATTACAATGATGATAACTTTTCCCCTCTCGCAGCTCCCTCTTCGTTTCTGCATCTATAACGATGTACTTATGAAACTCTTCTACTTCAGTTTGAGAAAAGGAAGCGAAAAAATAAACTTGGCGATTAGGGTGAATAAAAAAATCTTGAAACACCACACTACTCCGACAACCCGCGGCTGTTTTTTGTAGGAAAGAAAATTCTTCATCAGGCACTTCTTTAAATAAAATCTTTTTTCGAACACTATATGCTGCATTGTTGTATTCTTTATAAATTTTCTTATCTAATTGTTCGTAAAACACATCCTCACTCACAAATGGCTTATTTCGATTACTTGGATAATCTAACTTTTGATTGGATTGTGCATATGTTGTGGACATTTGCGTAAGAAAACAAATCATGAATACGATACATATCATTTTTTTCATAATGGCACCTCAATTTTTTATTATCCACATTACTTTTCCACATATTTAGATCAATATGCCGTTTCCAATAAAGTGAAACTTTAATCAGTGGGGGGTTTCTTCATCCCCCATTGATTATTAGCCCTCACCAATCGGACTTTTATGGGCAGTTGATCCCCCACCTAAATTCTTTGCTTGCGCTGAATTTTGAGGTGGGGGTCTTACTGCCCATTAAAGCGGGATAAAAAGGAATTTTTTCCACATTTGTCGAAGTATATAGCGTCAACTTGAAAGATGAGGATGAATTATGAAGAAAATAATTGTAATACGACATTGTTCAGCAACTGGCCAAGAACGTGATGCCGAATTAACGACCGATGGAAAAAAACAAGCAAACACCCTTGCTACATTCCTCTTAGAATACCAACTACAAATAGATCATATTATTTCAAGTCCATTTGTGCGAGCTATCGATTCTATTCGGCCCTATGCACGCCAAGCCAATTTGTCTATCCAAGAAGATGAACGATTAGCTGAACGCATATTAAGTGACGTTCCAATGGACAATTGGATGCAAAAACTAGAATCTACTTTTACAAATATAGATATTGCCTTTTCAGGCGGAGAGTCAACAAAACAAGCAACGGACCGTGCTATATCGCTTATAGAAGACGTTTTAAAATTAGACTATACTACAACACTACTCGTTACACATGGAAACTTACTTACGCTTATTTTAAAGCACTTTGATCATACGATTGGCTTTCATGAATGGAAAGCTTTAACGAATCCTGATATGTACGAAATTACAATCGATGAACAATGTAGCCTAAAACGATTATGGAAAGCACCGTCCAAGTAATATCTCTTTCCAACACATTCAGTTGACGCCACGAGAAGAAACTGTACTAATAATAGAAAGGGGTATCACTCCATATGTACGAAGATGTACTTGCTTTACTACATAAAACAAATGTTTCTTATGAAAAGTTTGAACACGAACCAGTACTCGATTATGAGACAGATCGGATCGTGCGGGAGAGGCTTGGCTTACAAGGCACTCCAAGTAAAAGCTTATTCTTAAAATCAAAATCCGGAAATTATTACGTGTTTTTTACGTTAGAAGGAACTCGGCTCAACCGAGGAGAGATGAAAGAAATAACGGGAGAACGCTTATCGCTCTGTTCACCTGATGAATTAAGGGAAGAGACTGGCTGTACGCCGGGATGTGTAGCTCCTTTCGGATATTCACAAAATGTAACAATTATTGTGGATAGCGCTATTTATACTTACGATAAAGTTTTAATTACACCTGGTGTACCTGAATTTACAATTGAATTATCCACAGAGGAATTAAAAAAGATTTTATTAACATGTTCAAATACTGTTTTAGAGTATAAACAAAAAGAGAGCTAATCATTAGCTCTCTTTTTTCATTATTTTGCTTCTGCTGTGTTTTCTTTTGCAGAACGAACTTGCTCGTCCGCATGGTAAGAAGAACGCACAAGTGGGCCAGCTTCACAGTGGCTAAATCCTTTGCTAAGTGCAATTTCTTTAAGCTCTGCAAATTCTGCTGGTGGGTAATATTTAAGAACTGGTAAATGCTTTTTAGATGGTTGTAAGTATTGTCCAAGAGTTAAAATATCCACATTGTTTGCACGTAAGTCATCCATTGCTTCAATTAAATCTTCTCTCGTTTCACCTAAGCCCACCATAATGCTCGATTTAGTTGGAATATCTGGCTGCATTTCTTTCGCTCGACGTAAAAACTCTAATGAACGTTCATATTTTGCTCTAGCGCGAACTCGGTCAGATAATCGACGTACTGTTTCAATGTTATGGTTTAAAATATCTGGTTTTGCATCCATTAACATTTTTAAGTTTTCTTCTACTCCACCCATATCAGATGGTAATACTTCAATTGACGTAAATGGATTTTTGCGACGAACAGCGCGTACTGTTTCAGCAAAAACAGCTGCTCCCCCGTCTTTTAAATCATCACGTGCAACCGCTGTTATAACAACGTGCTTTAAGCCCATTTGTACTACAGAATCTGCTACGCGTTCTGGCTCTTGTAAATCAAGCTCTGTTGGTAAGCCTGTTTTAACCGCACAAAAACGACAAGCACGTGTACATACTGCACCTAAAATCATGAATGTTGCTGTTTTTCTTACAGCCCAGCATTCATGAATATTCGGACATTTTGCTTCTTCACAAACTGTATGAAGATTCTTAGAACGCATCATTTTCTTTAAGCCTGTATAGTTTTCATTCGTGTTTAACTTAATTTTCAACCATTCGGGCTTGCGCTTATATTCTGTTTGTTTTGTCATGGTTATCAACTCCGCACAATATGAAATAGTTTACCGTGTTCGCTTCTTTCAATGTAACATATCTATTCTAACGTATGAAAGCGATTTGCTCAAATGAAGATTCTAAGATTTTTTCCAATCGTTCCCTATAATGAAATACTCCGTATATCCCACACTAAAAAGAGTGATGATGTGAAAGGAGTCTATTTCATGCTTCGAAAAATTTCTCTTTTGCTTTCAATTTGCTTTCTTCTCCACCAAAACATCGCTTACGGTGAAGATAATCAGCAAAGCATATACGAAAAGCGCATGGCACTATATAAAGAAACCGAGCAATCTTCAGGCATTCCGTGGTATTACTTAGCTGCAATGGATCAATACGAAAGAAATATACGGAGCGTAAGAAAAGATATTCCGAAAAAACCAGATGCCATCATTTCCCTTTATTTCAAACCAGAAATATGGGCTGGACCTGTTAATGGTAACGACACTCTCCCCCACACAATTTCTCTATTTGGTGGGTTAGGTTTAGATGGTGACAAAGATGGATTTGCAAATGCAAATAACGACCGTGATCTTTTGCATACAGCAGCAACAATTTTAAAGAAACAAGGAACGTCAGAAGAACGCATTAAAATCATGCTCTGGGAATATTATAGACGTGCAAAAACAGTTGATTTAATTACCGAATACGCCCAAATTTATAAACATTATGGACGTATTAATTTAGAAGGAAATGCTTTTCCCCTACCTATTCGCAGTGACCATAGCTACCGTAGTACTTTCGGTGCTGGAAGAAGTTTTGGGGGAAGAAGGGTTCATGAAGGAACCGATATATTCGCAGGCTATGGCGTACCAGTAAGATCCACTTGCTATGGCATCATTGAAACAAAAGGCTGGAACCGCCTTGGCGGATGGCGCATCGGTATTCGTGACCTTCATAATAATTATCATTATTACGCTCACTTAGGCGGGTTCTCAAAAGAAATACAGCTTGGACAAATTGTGGAGCCTGGAAAAGTAATCGGATTTGTTGGTAGCACCGGCTACGGACCTCCCGGCACAGCTGGAAAATTCCCGCCCCACCTACATTTCGGCATCTATAAAGACAATGGTTATACAGAATGGGCTTTCGATCCATACATGCATTTAAGTCTTTGGGAGCGAAAAGAACGCGCCAATACAAAACGATAACCGTAGCACATTGCTACGGTTATTTTTTATGTGCTGATGCTGCTAACTATCCGTTTTCTTTTTATCAGGTACAACAACACTCCCGCTTCCATAATAAGTAGGCACTTCCCCTTGAACGATGCGCGTCGCAATCGGAACATCCTGTTTCACTTTTATTTCTTTCGTATGAAATGGAATAATTACTTGCAACGTGACTTCCATCTCCATAATAATTTGAATTGCTGTCGTATTGATCCCATGTGGTTCAATTTTTTGTTTAATATCCGTATTTACATGACCAATCGTCGTGAAATCAA
This genomic interval carries:
- a CDS encoding histidine phosphatase family protein, with product MKKIIVIRHCSATGQERDAELTTDGKKQANTLATFLLEYQLQIDHIISSPFVRAIDSIRPYARQANLSIQEDERLAERILSDVPMDNWMQKLESTFTNIDIAFSGGESTKQATDRAISLIEDVLKLDYTTTLLVTHGNLLTLILKHFDHTIGFHEWKALTNPDMYEITIDEQCSLKRLWKAPSK
- a CDS encoding M23 family metallopeptidase, with the protein product MLRKISLLLSICFLLHQNIAYGEDNQQSIYEKRMALYKETEQSSGIPWYYLAAMDQYERNIRSVRKDIPKKPDAIISLYFKPEIWAGPVNGNDTLPHTISLFGGLGLDGDKDGFANANNDRDLLHTAATILKKQGTSEERIKIMLWEYYRRAKTVDLITEYAQIYKHYGRINLEGNAFPLPIRSDHSYRSTFGAGRSFGGRRVHEGTDIFAGYGVPVRSTCYGIIETKGWNRLGGWRIGIRDLHNNYHYYAHLGGFSKEIQLGQIVEPGKVIGFVGSTGYGPPGTAGKFPPHLHFGIYKDNGYTEWAFDPYMHLSLWERKERANTKR
- a CDS encoding YbaK/EbsC family protein; the encoded protein is MYEDVLALLHKTNVSYEKFEHEPVLDYETDRIVRERLGLQGTPSKSLFLKSKSGNYYVFFTLEGTRLNRGEMKEITGERLSLCSPDELREETGCTPGCVAPFGYSQNVTIIVDSAIYTYDKVLITPGVPEFTIELSTEELKKILLTCSNTVLEYKQKES
- the lipA gene encoding lipoyl synthase, with the protein product MTKQTEYKRKPEWLKIKLNTNENYTGLKKMMRSKNLHTVCEEAKCPNIHECWAVRKTATFMILGAVCTRACRFCAVKTGLPTELDLQEPERVADSVVQMGLKHVVITAVARDDLKDGGAAVFAETVRAVRRKNPFTSIEVLPSDMGGVEENLKMLMDAKPDILNHNIETVRRLSDRVRARAKYERSLEFLRRAKEMQPDIPTKSSIMVGLGETREDLIEAMDDLRANNVDILTLGQYLQPSKKHLPVLKYYPPAEFAELKEIALSKGFSHCEAGPLVRSSYHADEQVRSAKENTAEAK